One Scophthalmus maximus strain ysfricsl-2021 chromosome 9, ASM2237912v1, whole genome shotgun sequence genomic region harbors:
- the stard15 gene encoding START domain-containing protein 10 isoform X2: MPVQVPDDSDFSSFKDQCLSSDGWTSRYSRGGVTVWCRGEEGHNVQTLKMRIVCKDVMAETLYDVLHDTSYRRKWDTNMIDTYDIGRLTVNTDVGYYSWKCPTPLKNRDFVTMRSWLPLGSDFLIINYSVKHPKHPPKKEFVRAVSLLTGYLIQSNGTNGSTLYYLTQVDPKGSLPKWVVNRVSQFVAPKAMRKIYKASLKYPEWKRKHNPGLKPWMFPEQNTLPCISASELTVQRADSLENIDESGVSEEKTHHSDDEET, from the exons ATGCCGGTTCAGGTCCCGGACGACTCGGACTTCTCGTCGTTCAAAGATCAGTGTCTGAGCAGCGACGGGTGGACGAGCCGCtacagcagaggaggagtgaCGGTGTGGTGCCGGGGGGAGGAGGGCCACAACGTCCAGACCCTcaag ATGAGGATCGTGTGTAAAGACGTGATGGCGGAGACGCTGTACGACGTCCTCCATGACACCAGCTACCGCAGGAAGTGGGACACCAACATGATCGACACGTACGACATCGGGCGACTGACGGTCAACACAGACGTCGGATATTACTCCT GGAAATGTCCGACTCCTCTGAAGAACAGAGACTTTGTGACGATGAGGTCGTGGCTTCCTCTGGGCAGCGACTTCCTGATCATCAACTACTCGGTCAAACACCCG aaacATCCTCCGAAGAAGGAGTTTGTCCGAGCTGTGTCTCTGCTCACCGGGTACCTGATCCAGTCCAACGGAACCAACGGCTCCACCCTCTACTACCTGACCCAGGTGGACCCCAAAG ggtCTTTACCAAAGTGGGTGGTGAACAGAGTCTCTCAGTTTGTGGCTCCGAAG gCCATGAGGAAGATCTACAAGGCGTCTCTGAAGTATCCCGAGTGGAAGAGGAAGCACAACCCCGGCCTGAAGCCGTGGATGTTCCCGGAGCAGAACACGCTGCCGTGCATCAGCGCCTCAGAGCTGACGGTGCAGCGAGCCGACTCGCTGGAGAACATCGACGAGAGCGGCGTGAGCGAGGAGAAGACGCATCACAGCGACGACGAGGAAACTTAA
- the exosc3 gene encoding exosome complex component RRP40 has translation MFSTLRLRVGEVLLPGDEFCCGTDDTISLTELVRPDKVLCGPGLRRSGDRLLVCKSGVLRHKKPNVFWIDSQQRRYVPAKGESVIGIISAKSGDVFKAEFGGSEQASLSYLSFEGATKRNRPNVQVGDLVFAQFIVANKDMEPELACIDSSGRANGMGVFGGGGLLFQVSLGLVRRLLSPLSEVRSDLEQLFPCELVVGMNGRLWVRSSSVQRTLVIANLLQSCDTMTPPQRRELFKKVQQGAL, from the exons ATGTTCTCCACGCTGAGGCTGCGAGTCGGGGAAGTTCTGTTGCCTGGAGACGAGTTCTGCTGCGGCACCGACGACACCATCTCTCTGACGGAGCTCGTCCGGCCGGACAAGGTGCTGTGTGGCCCGGGGCTGAGGCGCAGCGGAGACCGGCTGCTGGTGTGTAAGAGCGGCGTCCTGCGCCACAAGAAGCCCAACGTGTTCTGGATCGACTCCCAGCAGCGGAGG TATGTCCCCGCCAAGGGCGAGAGCGTCATCGGCATCATCAGCGCCAAGTCCGGGGACGTGTTCAAGGCGGAGTTCGGAGGAAGCGAACAGGCGTCGCTGTCTTACCTGTCGTTCGAGGGGGCGACGAAGAGGAACAGACCCAACGTGCAG GTGGGCGACCTGGTCTTCGCTCAGTTCATCGTAGCCAATAAGGACATGGAGCCGGAGTTGGCATGTATCGACAGCTCGGGACGAGCCAATGGGATGGGCGTGTTCGGAGGAGGCGGGCTGCTGTTCCAAGTGTCTTTGGGCCTCGTCAGAAG gctgCTGTCCCCCCTCAGTGAGGTGCGGTCCGACCTGGAGCAGCTGTTCCCCTGTGAGCTGGTGGTCGGGATGAACGGTCGTCTATGGGTTCGATCCTCCAGCGTCCAGCGAACGCTCGTCATCGCCAACCTGCTGCAGAGCTGCGACACCATGACGC
- the stard15 gene encoding START domain-containing protein 10 isoform X1 translates to MPVQVPDDSDFSSFKDQCLSSDGWTSRYSRGGVTVWCRGEEGHNVQTLKMRIVCKDVMAETLYDVLHDTSYRRKWDTNMIDTYDIGRLTVNTDVGYYSWKCPTPLKNRDFVTMRSWLPLGSDFLIINYSVKHPKHPPKKEFVRAVSLLTGYLIQSNGTNGSTLYYLTQVDPKGHEEDLQGVSEVSRVEEEAQPRPEAVDVPGAEHAAVHQRLRADGAASRLAGEHRRERRERGEDASQRRRGNLNLPRTRQHHDSSLLYSVCWFV, encoded by the exons ATGCCGGTTCAGGTCCCGGACGACTCGGACTTCTCGTCGTTCAAAGATCAGTGTCTGAGCAGCGACGGGTGGACGAGCCGCtacagcagaggaggagtgaCGGTGTGGTGCCGGGGGGAGGAGGGCCACAACGTCCAGACCCTcaag ATGAGGATCGTGTGTAAAGACGTGATGGCGGAGACGCTGTACGACGTCCTCCATGACACCAGCTACCGCAGGAAGTGGGACACCAACATGATCGACACGTACGACATCGGGCGACTGACGGTCAACACAGACGTCGGATATTACTCCT GGAAATGTCCGACTCCTCTGAAGAACAGAGACTTTGTGACGATGAGGTCGTGGCTTCCTCTGGGCAGCGACTTCCTGATCATCAACTACTCGGTCAAACACCCG aaacATCCTCCGAAGAAGGAGTTTGTCCGAGCTGTGTCTCTGCTCACCGGGTACCTGATCCAGTCCAACGGAACCAACGGCTCCACCCTCTACTACCTGACCCAGGTGGACCCCAAAG gCCATGAGGAAGATCTACAAGGCGTCTCTGAAGTATCCCGAGTGGAAGAGGAAGCACAACCCCGGCCTGAAGCCGTGGATGTTCCCGGAGCAGAACACGCTGCCGTGCATCAGCGCCTCAGAGCTGACGGTGCAGCGAGCCGACTCGCTGGAGAACATCGACGAGAGCGGCGTGAGCGAGGAGAAGACGCATCACAGCGACGACGAGGAAACTTAAACCTCCCACGGACTCGACAGCACCACGACTCCTCTCTGCTTTactctgtttgttggtttgtttga
- the tgfbi gene encoding transforming growth factor-beta-induced protein ig-h3, translating into MKLCVLVPGLVPGLVLVLALVLTVCVARSPYQAVLQHSRIRGRQQGPNVCAMQQIKGTDKKYFTNCKQWYHRKVCGKPTVITYECCPGYEKIPGEKGCPAALPLVNIYNTLGVVGASTTQMYSERAKLREEVEGPGSFTFFAPSNEAWAALPMEILDALVSNVNIELLNALHYHMVNRRLTSEELRHGSSFASMYQDLHVHIHHYSNGVVTVNCARLIKPDQHATNGIVHVVDRVITAISNDVNTLIDVDDDLETLRTAIAAAGLTPMLESEGQYTIFAPTNEAFEKIPQETLNRILGDPVALRDLLNYHILKQMQCAESVVSGTPMETLQGSVLEVGCDGDQMTLNGKAIITKKDQLGTNGVIHYINELLIPDSAKTLLELAEGSPVTTATKLFVEAGLSPHLMGSEALTMLAPQNDAFKGSLTMSPDMRRLMTNHMLKETLSSKSLYHGQELETLGGLKLRVFVYRNNLCIENACIAAHDKTGRYAAMFTVDKVLTPPMGTIMDVLKADDRFSVLVGAIQTAGMTELLNQQRALTFFAPTNDAFNTLPRAELNKLLRNQQELSVMLRLHLGEGMLVSGGVGSHTRVKPLQGEKLELGVRNYTVYVNKVPVADADLMATNGVVHAVGSIIRPLPLKVDREQADGPAAPLRSDSSSRVLESRSFRNDDLFQKVVRSRSSRTMSQ; encoded by the exons ATGAAATTGTGTGTTCTGGTCCCGGGTCTGGTCCCGGGTCTTGTCCTGGTTCTGGCCCTGGTCCTGACCGTCTGCGTGGCCCGGTCTCCGTACCAGGCGGTTCTGCAGCACAGCCGGATCAGAGGACGACAGCAGGG aCCGAACGTCTGTGCGATGCAGCAGATTAAAGGAACCGATAAGAAATATTTCACCAACTGTAAACAGTGGTACCACCGCAAGGTCTGCGGCAAACCCAC ggTGATCACGTACGAGTGCTGCCCCGGATACGAGAAGATTCCAGGAGAGAAGGGCTGTCCTGCTG cgCTGCCTCTGGTCAACATCTACAACACCCTGGGCGTAGTTGGAGCCTCCACCACTCAGATGTATTCTGAACGGGCCAAGCTGAGGGAGGAGGTTGAAGGTCCCGGGAGCTTCACCTTCTTCGCCCCGAGCAACGAGGCCTGGGCCGCGCTGCCCATG GAGATCCTGGACGCTCTGGTGAGCAATGTGAACATCGAGCTGCTGAACGCTCTTCACTACCACATGGTGAACCGCCGCCTCACCTCCGAGGAGCTGAGACACGGGTCCTCGTTCGCTTCCATGTACCAGGACCTGCACGTCCACATCCACCACTACAGCAACGGG GTCGTGACGGTAAACTGTGCTCGTCTGATCAAACCTGACCAACACGCCACCAACGGCATCGTGCACGTGGTCGACCGCGTCATCACCGCCATCTCCAACGACGTGAACACGCTCATCGACGTCGATGACGACCTGGAGACACTGCGT ACGGCCATCGCCGCCGCAGGTCTCACCCCCATGTTGGAGAGCGAGGGTCAGTACACTATTTTTGCTCCCACCAACGAAGCCTTTGAGAAGATTCCTCAGGAGACTCTGAACAGGATCCTGGGAGACCCCGTGGCCCTGAGAG ACCTGCTGAACTACCACATCCTGAAGCAGATGCAGTGTGCGGAGTCGGTGGTGTCGGGGACTCCGATGGAGACGCTGCAGGGCTCCGTGCTGGAGGTCGGCTGTGACGGAGACCAGATGACTCTGAACGGGAAGGCCATCATCACCAAGAAGGACCAGCTGGGAACCAACGGAGTCATCCACTACATCAATGAGCTGCTCATCCCAGACTCag caaAAACTCTCCTGGAGCTCGCTGAGGGTTCACCTGTTACCACGGCAACCAAACTGTTTGTTGAAGCCGGTCTGAGCCCCCACCTGATGGGGTCCGAGGCTCTGACCATGCTGGCGCCGCAGAACGATGCCTTcaaag GCAGCCTGACCATGTCTCCTGACATGAGGAGGCTGATGACCAATCACATGCTGAAGGAGACGCTGTCCTCCAAGTCTCTGTACCACGGTCAGGAACTGGAGACGCTGGGAGGCCTGAAGCTCCGAGTCTTCGTCTACAGAAAC AACCTGTGCATCGAGAACGCCTGCATCGCCGCGCACGATAAGACTGGACGTTACGCCGCCATGTTCACTGTGGACAAAGTCCTCACTCCACCGATGGGAACCATCATGGACGTCCTGAAGGCAGACGACCGCTTCAG TGTCCTGGTCGGTGCCATCCAGACAGCAGGTATGACGGAGCTGTtgaaccagcagagggcgctcacCTTCTTCGCTCCCACCAACGACGCCTTCAACACTCTGCCGAGGGCCGAGCTCAACAAGCTGCTGC GCAACCAGCAGGAGCTGTCAGTCATGCTCCGGCTCCACCTGGGGGAGGGCATGTTGGTGAGCGGCGGCGTGGGATCTCATACCAGAGTCAAACCTCTGCAGGGAGAGAAGCTGGAGCTGGGCGTG CGCAACTACACAGTGTATGTCAACAAGGTTCCCGTAGCCGACGCAGACCTTATGGCGACTAACGGAGTCGTCCACGCCGTCGGCAGTATCATCAGACCACTAC ctctgaaggTGGACAGAGAACAGGCCGACggacctgcagctcctctcagATCAGACTCCTCGTCCAGG gTGCTGGAGTCCAGGAGCTTCAGGAACg ACGACCTCTTCCAGAAGGTGGTGAGGAGTCGCTCCAGCAGGACCATGAGTCAGTGA